One region of Candidatus Omnitrophota bacterium genomic DNA includes:
- the serA gene encoding phosphoglycerate dehydrogenase produces MRILVSDKLAERGLKILNSEKSFKVDVKTDLSPKELKSIIKDYDALIVRSSTKVTKDIIDAAKKLKVIGRAGVGLDNVDLQAANRKGIIVMNTPAGNTISTAEHTLSLILSLSRNIASADASMKKGDWNRSKFMGIELYGKTLGLVGMGKIGSEVAKRALSFGMTVIAYDPFLSEEVARQSGVELVELKVLFSRSDYISVHTPLTDETRNIISAKSLKLMKKNVRIINCARGGIVDEKVLITAVKEGKIGGFALDVYVKEPPDNKEFINLDGCVLTPHLGASTAEAQVNVAVQIAEQVRDTLCGGGIRNAANYPCLEAEVCKVMNPYIILAEKLGSFAAQMVEGRIKEVNIAYSGEIVKYDLKALTLAIAKGILSLVLQDNVNFVNALTLAQERRIKINETKSNRVEGFTNLIEVAIKTDKGQLKVSGTLSENAQPRIVIIKDFYVEISPFGFMLVIDNIDRPGIIGAVGTILGKNDINIASMTFGRESAGGEAITVLNIDSPISDKIISQLKKNKNIKKVRLIKL; encoded by the coding sequence ATGCGTATTTTAGTCAGCGATAAACTTGCTGAAAGAGGTTTAAAGATTTTAAATTCAGAAAAAAGCTTTAAGGTTGACGTTAAAACAGACCTTTCTCCAAAGGAACTCAAAAGCATTATTAAAGATTATGACGCCTTGATTGTAAGAAGTTCTACAAAGGTTACCAAAGATATTATTGATGCAGCCAAAAAACTTAAAGTAATAGGTAGAGCCGGCGTGGGTCTTGATAATGTAGATTTACAGGCTGCCAATAGGAAAGGTATCATTGTTATGAATACTCCTGCCGGAAATACCATCTCGACAGCTGAACATACGTTGAGTCTCATACTTTCTTTATCTAGGAATATAGCTTCTGCTGATGCCTCTATGAAAAAGGGTGACTGGAATCGTTCCAAATTTATGGGCATTGAACTTTACGGCAAGACCTTAGGGCTTGTTGGTATGGGTAAGATTGGAAGTGAGGTTGCCAAGAGAGCGCTCAGCTTTGGGATGACAGTAATTGCCTACGATCCATTTTTATCGGAAGAGGTGGCAAGGCAGTCAGGGGTTGAGCTAGTAGAATTAAAAGTACTATTTTCCCGTAGCGATTACATTAGCGTACACACGCCCTTGACTGATGAGACTCGAAATATTATCTCAGCTAAATCTTTAAAGCTGATGAAGAAAAACGTTAGAATCATTAATTGTGCCAGAGGCGGTATAGTTGATGAGAAGGTACTTATTACGGCAGTTAAAGAAGGTAAAATAGGCGGTTTTGCCTTGGATGTCTACGTAAAAGAGCCACCAGACAATAAAGAATTTATTAATTTAGATGGTTGCGTTCTTACTCCTCATCTAGGCGCTTCAACTGCTGAGGCACAGGTTAATGTTGCTGTTCAAATTGCTGAGCAGGTAAGGGATACTTTATGCGGAGGCGGAATTCGCAATGCTGCTAATTATCCCTGTCTAGAGGCTGAGGTATGCAAGGTAATGAATCCTTACATAATCCTGGCTGAGAAATTAGGCTCTTTTGCGGCCCAGATGGTAGAGGGGAGAATAAAAGAAGTAAATATAGCCTACAGCGGTGAGATTGTAAAATATGATTTGAAGGCATTGACATTAGCAATAGCAAAGGGGATTCTTTCTTTGGTCTTACAAGACAATGTTAATTTCGTAAATGCCTTAACATTAGCCCAAGAGCGCAGGATAAAGATAAATGAGACAAAATCTAATCGCGTTGAAGGATTTACTAATTTAATCGAAGTGGCAATAAAAACGGATAAGGGTCAACTAAAGGTCTCTGGTACGCTTTCAGAAAATGCGCAACCAAGGATTGTGATAATAAAGGACTTCTATGTTGAGATTTCACCTTTTGGTTTTATGCTTGTAATAGATAATATCGACAGACCAGGCATTATAGGTGCGGTCGGAACAATTCTAGGAAAGAATGATATAAACATAGCCTCCATGACATTCGGCAGGGAATCAGCCGGTGGTGAGGCAATTACTGTTTTAAATATTGATAGCCCGATTTCAGATAAAATAATCTCACAACTTAAGAAAAATAAAAATATTAAAAAAGTGCGCCTCATCAAATTATAA
- the def gene encoding peptide deformylase produces the protein MQIKIYGDSILRKKCVAIREVADEEKRIFQEMVNLMREAGGVGLAACQVGLNKQMLVVDLGDKALKLANPKICLAQGSQSIEEGCLSLPEIRVKVKRAKKIKVKALNEHNQKITLSAEDLLAVVIQHEIDHLKGRLLIDYLPWYRRIGAMRKLKSKRTSSKSESN, from the coding sequence ATGCAGATAAAGATATACGGTGATTCCATCTTGCGCAAAAAGTGCGTTGCGATTAGAGAGGTGGCAGATGAGGAAAAGCGCATTTTCCAAGAGATGGTCAACTTGATGCGTGAAGCAGGCGGCGTGGGCCTTGCTGCCTGCCAGGTAGGTTTAAATAAACAGATGTTAGTGGTCGATTTAGGAGATAAGGCATTGAAATTAGCCAATCCTAAGATTTGCCTGGCCCAAGGCTCTCAATCAATAGAAGAAGGATGCCTGAGCTTGCCGGAAATCAGAGTCAAGGTAAAGCGAGCAAAGAAAATCAAGGTCAAAGCCCTTAATGAACACAATCAGAAGATTACGCTTTCTGCAGAAGATCTTTTGGCCGTAGTTATACAGCATGAGATTGATCATCTAAAGGGGAGATTATTAATTGATTATCTTCCTTGGTATAGAAGGATTGGGGCAATGAGGAAATTGAAATCAAAAAGGACGTCTTCTAAAAGTGAGTCTAACTGA
- a CDS encoding efflux RND transporter permease subunit: MKIAEFSVKHSLFVNLLSVFFVIAGTFSILSLRREAFPEVSFDTVIVSTFYKGAGAKEVERLLTSKLEKELKEVDNVHSISSRSIDGASIIGIEISPDASDKSKVVDDIQKAVDRVSDFPKAVDQHPQVVEISSKQIPVIKVALSGPEDEFQLREAADQLKERLEDIDGVAKVSRLGWRDEEYWVEPDISKMKEYYISLEEIMDAIARRNVTLPAGRLTDGDIEFNIKTDAEFKDRSEIEQSVIRANDLGNWLRVKDIAEVRHTFEDEREINRVVGSRAITLTVIKRESADAINIVDDVKKEITAFAINAPENVKVSTFYDLSYYIRRRLNVVRSNGIIAFFFVLFTLFLFLHPRTAIFTTMGIPIAMLATFWIMNLLGMSINLITMFGLILVLGILVDDGIIISENVYRYIEAGMPPKEAAIKGTSEVIAPVTATVLTTIAAFLPLLFMTGILGKFIRAIPLVIILSLSASLIEAFLILPSHLSDFMRPLKKDKQGKIAAKKDSRWFQFLLKSYKGLLARALVYRYKVAIGMAVVFISALVIAKFFVPFILFGSEGVEQFMIRAEAPEGTSLERMQDLIQPVEAFVSQMPQEYLDTYETQIGVLTEESGFDPQQKEGTNLAQIMVYLTAAQKRDKTAKEIVESLRPQLEELKEKLPGLEKLYFRELKEGPPVGKAVDISIRGDDYHSLLEIASEIKQYLGTLKGVYDINDSYDLGVNELQISIDEEKALKADLTLGQVAESIRNAFGGGLASTITRSKAEEEIKVLVRLPEAQRNNLNVFKDLLVVNEKGKLVRLSAVASVSRQKGMRTITHLDGRRNIAVTAAVDNKNITSSKANELVAKRFKEISNKYPGYNLVFGGEAEETMKSMHSLMQAFWIAFFLIFLILATQFNSLIQPFVVMLTIPYGIVGVVVALLIHGKPFSFFVLLGLVGLAGIVVNDSIILVDVINKMRKKGVDRRISIMEAGSLRLRPVILTTVTTVAGLSTVAYGIGGSDPFLKPMALTMAWGLLFATFLTLIVMPCIYAIVDDITLRLVHHATVRANHSKDNKSQG, translated from the coding sequence ATGAAAATCGCTGAGTTTTCAGTAAAACATTCTTTGTTTGTGAATCTACTTTCTGTCTTTTTTGTGATTGCCGGGACCTTCTCGATTCTTAGTTTAAGACGTGAGGCATTTCCAGAGGTCTCTTTTGATACTGTTATTGTTAGTACCTTCTATAAAGGCGCAGGGGCCAAAGAGGTAGAGAGGCTCCTGACTAGCAAGTTAGAGAAGGAGCTTAAAGAGGTCGACAACGTGCATAGTATCAGCTCGCGTTCAATCGATGGCGCCTCAATCATCGGCATTGAGATTTCTCCTGATGCCTCGGATAAGAGCAAGGTGGTTGATGATATCCAGAAGGCAGTAGATAGGGTTAGTGATTTTCCCAAAGCTGTTGATCAACATCCCCAGGTAGTAGAGATTTCCAGTAAGCAGATTCCAGTAATAAAGGTGGCCTTAAGCGGCCCGGAAGATGAATTTCAGCTTCGGGAAGCGGCTGATCAACTCAAAGAAAGATTAGAGGATATTGATGGCGTGGCTAAGGTCTCGCGTTTAGGATGGCGCGATGAGGAATACTGGGTAGAACCAGATATCTCCAAGATGAAAGAATATTATATTTCGCTTGAGGAGATTATGGACGCTATTGCCAGGCGCAACGTAACCCTGCCCGCAGGTAGGCTCACTGATGGCGATATAGAGTTTAACATAAAGACCGATGCAGAATTTAAAGACAGAAGTGAAATCGAGCAAAGCGTTATCAGGGCTAATGATTTAGGAAACTGGCTGCGGGTTAAAGATATTGCCGAGGTACGCCATACATTTGAAGATGAACGCGAGATTAATAGGGTAGTGGGCAGTCGCGCAATCACCTTAACGGTTATAAAACGTGAAAGCGCAGATGCGATAAATATTGTGGATGATGTTAAGAAGGAAATTACTGCTTTTGCGATTAATGCGCCAGAGAATGTAAAGGTCTCTACCTTTTATGACCTTTCCTATTATATCAGAAGGCGTCTTAATGTAGTTCGGTCAAACGGCATAATCGCATTTTTCTTTGTCCTGTTTACACTCTTTTTATTCCTGCATCCGCGCACAGCCATCTTTACCACAATGGGCATACCCATTGCAATGCTTGCTACTTTCTGGATAATGAATTTATTGGGTATGAGCATTAACCTTATCACCATGTTTGGTTTAATTCTTGTCTTAGGTATACTCGTAGACGACGGTATAATAATTTCAGAGAATGTCTATCGCTACATTGAAGCAGGTATGCCTCCTAAAGAGGCGGCGATTAAAGGAACAAGTGAGGTCATAGCCCCCGTCACCGCTACTGTATTGACTACCATTGCTGCATTCTTGCCCCTTTTATTTATGACTGGAATATTAGGTAAGTTTATTAGGGCAATACCGCTTGTAATCATCCTGTCTTTAAGCGCAAGCCTGATTGAGGCGTTTTTAATCTTGCCAAGCCATTTGAGTGATTTTATGAGGCCGCTTAAAAAAGATAAACAGGGTAAAATTGCGGCAAAAAAAGATTCGAGATGGTTCCAGTTCTTACTAAAGAGTTATAAGGGACTTTTGGCTAGGGCACTTGTCTATCGCTATAAGGTTGCCATAGGCATGGCTGTAGTCTTTATTAGTGCCCTAGTCATTGCTAAGTTCTTTGTTCCATTTATCCTTTTTGGTTCAGAAGGAGTTGAGCAGTTTATGATTCGGGCGGAGGCACCGGAAGGAACATCTTTAGAGCGTATGCAGGATCTTATCCAGCCAGTTGAGGCCTTTGTTAGCCAGATGCCGCAGGAATATTTGGATACTTACGAGACCCAGATCGGTGTCCTTACTGAAGAGAGCGGATTTGATCCACAGCAAAAAGAGGGCACTAACTTAGCTCAAATCATGGTCTATCTTACAGCAGCGCAAAAGCGCGATAAGACTGCTAAAGAGATTGTTGAGAGTCTGCGGCCTCAGTTGGAGGAGTTGAAAGAAAAGCTGCCTGGATTAGAGAAGTTATATTTCAGAGAGCTTAAGGAAGGCCCTCCTGTAGGAAAGGCAGTTGATATCAGCATTCGTGGAGATGACTACCATTCACTTTTAGAGATAGCTAGCGAGATCAAACAGTACTTAGGGACCTTAAAAGGCGTCTATGATATTAATGACAGTTATGATTTAGGCGTAAATGAGTTACAGATTAGCATTGATGAAGAAAAGGCACTTAAGGCAGATTTAACTCTAGGTCAGGTTGCAGAAAGTATACGCAATGCCTTTGGCGGCGGACTGGCCTCGACGATTACCCGTTCAAAGGCCGAGGAGGAAATAAAGGTATTGGTGCGTTTGCCTGAAGCACAACGTAATAATTTAAATGTATTTAAAGACCTCCTTGTAGTTAATGAAAAAGGTAAATTAGTAAGGCTTTCTGCTGTAGCAAGCGTCAGCCGACAAAAGGGGATGCGTACTATTACGCATTTGGATGGCCGGCGCAATATAGCAGTAACTGCGGCAGTAGATAATAAAAATATTACTTCCAGCAAGGCAAACGAATTAGTTGCCAAGAGGTTCAAGGAAATATCTAATAAATATCCGGGATATAATTTAGTCTTTGGCGGTGAGGCTGAAGAGACCATGAAATCTATGCATAGCCTCATGCAGGCATTCTGGATTGCCTTCTTTCTCATATTTTTGATTCTGGCAACACAGTTTAATTCCTTGATCCAGCCATTTGTGGTCATGCTTACTATTCCTTATGGTATAGTTGGGGTAGTGGTTGCGCTTCTTATTCATGGAAAGCCATTTAGTTTCTTTGTGCTACTCGGGTTAGTAGGCTTGGCTGGTATTGTAGTAAATGATTCCATAATCCTTGTGGATGTAATCAATAAGATGAGGAAGAAAGGCGTAGACAGACGTATTTCTATTATGGAGGCAGGAAGCCTGCGCTTACGGCCAGTTATCCTTACTACAGTGACCACTGTAGCAGGTTTAAGTACTGTTGCTTATGGAATCGGCGGATCTGACCCATTTCTAAAACCCATGGCGTTGACAATGGCCTGGGGTCTGCTTTTTGCTACTTTTCTTACCCTTATTGTTATGCCTTGTATCTATGCCATTGTTGATGATATAACTTTAAGGTTAGTCCACCATGCTACTGTAAGGGCGAACCACTCAAAAGATAATAAGTCCCAAGGCTAA
- a CDS encoding TolC family protein, with the protein MIRNIFIITLAVIHIFSLSSRADETEEIRDILYLSIEDVSALALYNNLDIQIARLDAYIKRADDMITQSIFDTILSGHIRYTDDQLGRTSTIFGSKAITSEKNIGLEKKLPTGTTLGIEAEDVRSFSNSTFASLNPSHDVSLEFSIKQSLGKNFFGLIDRGDVKITKLQIKASDYSSLGKIEQYLSSAQKAYWKLVLRKEELRIKKEMLEKAQELASIYKNKYSVGLVEDPEIFAIDTLVLKRESDLLTAYDLLNLAGDDLLLEINADDESFDMDIRTEDELLFLPEKKDLIQALKIAIDNRRDYKEEKVHLEKKDINLEMKKNNLWPEIDLDASFKRNGVDSNFGTAAKLIGEEDNPESFIGISFSLPLENRDARGKLKQAQLEKAKQIVLLKKVEKKIVSELHDKVKQVNIAIGKTITSKRIVSLEAKKLAAENLRFGFGRSDSDTLISYHEDVLNAKLSLVQSIYDYQEKLIDLDVACNTLLDKYWKDEL; encoded by the coding sequence ATGATTAGGAATATCTTTATTATAACATTGGCAGTAATTCATATATTCTCTTTGTCTTCTCGTGCAGATGAGACTGAGGAGATAAGGGATATTCTATACCTTTCAATTGAAGATGTCAGCGCCCTGGCCTTATATAATAATCTTGATATCCAGATTGCCAGATTAGATGCATATATCAAGCGGGCAGATGATATGATTACTCAATCCATATTTGACACTATACTTTCAGGCCATATTAGATATACAGATGATCAACTTGGAAGAACAAGTACCATTTTTGGCTCTAAGGCAATAACCTCAGAAAAAAATATAGGCCTGGAGAAGAAATTGCCTACTGGAACCACCTTGGGTATAGAGGCAGAGGATGTACGCAGCTTTAGTAATTCTACTTTTGCCAGCCTTAATCCTTCCCATGATGTGAGCCTGGAGTTTTCTATTAAGCAGTCTTTAGGAAAGAATTTCTTTGGTCTTATTGATAGAGGTGATGTCAAGATAACTAAATTGCAAATAAAGGCCTCTGATTATTCCAGCCTGGGTAAAATTGAGCAATATTTATCTAGCGCGCAAAAGGCTTACTGGAAACTGGTGTTAAGAAAAGAAGAGTTGAGAATAAAAAAGGAAATGCTAGAAAAGGCGCAAGAGCTAGCCTCTATTTATAAGAACAAATATAGCGTTGGTTTAGTGGAGGATCCGGAAATCTTTGCTATAGATACCCTTGTCTTAAAGCGAGAATCAGATCTATTGACTGCCTATGATTTGCTTAATCTGGCTGGAGACGATTTATTACTTGAGATTAATGCTGATGATGAGAGCTTTGATATGGATATCAGGACAGAGGATGAATTGTTATTCTTGCCTGAAAAAAAAGATCTTATCCAGGCCTTGAAAATTGCGATTGATAACAGGCGGGACTACAAAGAAGAGAAGGTTCACTTGGAAAAGAAAGACATAAATTTAGAGATGAAAAAAAATAATTTATGGCCAGAGATCGACTTGGATGCTTCATTCAAGCGAAATGGCGTAGATAGCAATTTCGGCACAGCAGCAAAGCTAATAGGAGAAGAAGATAACCCGGAATCCTTTATTGGCATTTCATTCTCGCTTCCTTTAGAGAACAGAGATGCTAGAGGAAAATTAAAGCAGGCCCAGTTAGAGAAGGCAAAACAGATTGTCCTACTTAAGAAAGTAGAGAAGAAGATAGTAAGCGAACTACATGATAAGGTAAAGCAGGTCAATATTGCCATTGGCAAGACCATAACCAGCAAACGTATTGTTAGTTTAGAGGCAAAAAAATTGGCAGCAGAAAATTTGCGTTTTGGCTTTGGAAGGTCTGATAGTGATACATTAATTAGTTATCATGAAGACGTATTGAATGCCAAATTATCTCTGGTGCAATCTATCTACGACTACCAAGAAAAGTTGATAGATCTAGATGTTGCTTGCAATACGTTACTGGATAAATACTGGAAGGATGAATTATAA
- a CDS encoding MarR family transcriptional regulator: MQTLSTQEVVSRFVELMPAVMRGVMRTQKDDLFRGKVSLPQFIVLDLIFRYGSLKMSVLAIHIGVSLPAMSGLVDRLHKIGLVKRLFDKKDRRIIRIALTPKAENLVKKIREQRKAAVMSIFSKLDQKDRQEYLRILEKISVIVSEEHRKENKKTQ, translated from the coding sequence ATGCAAACTCTTAGTACACAAGAAGTTGTAAGCAGATTTGTAGAGCTTATGCCTGCGGTCATGCGCGGAGTAATGCGCACACAGAAAGATGATCTATTCCGTGGAAAGGTTAGCCTGCCTCAATTTATAGTCTTAGATTTAATCTTTCGCTATGGCTCTTTAAAGATGAGCGTATTAGCTATACATATCGGGGTAAGTCTTCCGGCAATGAGCGGCTTAGTCGATAGATTACATAAAATAGGCTTGGTAAAACGGCTTTTTGATAAAAAAGATAGGCGTATTATCAGAATCGCATTAACTCCTAAGGCAGAGAATTTAGTGAAGAAAATCAGGGAGCAAAGGAAGGCAGCAGTTATGAGTATTTTTTCCAAATTAGACCAAAAAGACCGGCAGGAATATTTGAGGATATTAGAGAAGATTAGCGTTATTGTTTCCGAAGAACATCGAAAAGAAAACAAGAAGACACAATGA
- a CDS encoding diguanylate cyclase has protein sequence MVESKGKKILLASNDTNCAEIIIMLIKSWGYDVLWTKDGTSAFELISRVAPDLIIIDCDLPGLDGFGVIKLLKSDYHNAHIPLLLMIRKKNVRRDILQIEQGLDDYLTKPPDPIDLEVRIEMALRRTEHQFFANPLSKLPGSRMLEKTVQGKLAAKQTLSFLYCDINNFKSFNDKYGYKLGDAVIMQTVHIITSAVKQFGQGEDFLFHIGGDDFVVITQPQRETNIARFIIDEFDKLILFHYSVLDRNKGFIRIKDRLGKIINFPLMGLSIAIVNNLHRNINNLIEFVEIAFEIKSYLKKHKHSRSLVNRRKTASKEQAQNFDEDKEVPSHRTNRLKNKAKSYKPLGQILLDKKLINPRQLESALLRHWNTNMHLGQVLVDMNILSLPRLERVFKGLNIGLSSNLP, from the coding sequence ATGGTAGAGTCAAAAGGTAAAAAAATTCTATTAGCTTCAAACGATACCAATTGCGCTGAGATTATTATCATGTTAATTAAGAGTTGGGGATATGATGTCCTCTGGACTAAAGATGGAACCTCAGCATTCGAGCTTATATCAAGAGTTGCACCTGATTTGATTATCATTGATTGTGATTTACCTGGTCTTGATGGCTTTGGAGTTATTAAGTTATTAAAATCTGATTATCATAATGCGCACATACCACTCTTATTGATGATCAGAAAAAAGAATGTGCGTCGGGATATTTTACAGATTGAGCAGGGTCTTGATGATTATCTGACTAAACCTCCTGATCCAATTGATCTAGAGGTGCGTATAGAGATGGCCTTGCGAAGGACGGAGCATCAATTTTTCGCCAATCCTTTATCAAAATTACCAGGCAGTAGAATGTTGGAGAAGACTGTGCAGGGCAAATTAGCGGCTAAACAGACGCTTTCTTTTCTATATTGTGATATAAATAATTTTAAATCATTTAATGATAAGTATGGTTACAAGTTGGGAGATGCGGTTATTATGCAGACAGTTCATATTATCACTTCCGCGGTTAAGCAATTTGGCCAGGGCGAGGATTTCCTATTTCATATTGGCGGCGATGATTTTGTTGTCATAACGCAGCCGCAGCGCGAAACAAATATTGCACGATTCATTATTGATGAATTTGATAAGCTTATCCTTTTTCACTACTCTGTCCTGGATAGAAACAAAGGCTTTATAAGAATCAAGGACAGATTAGGAAAGATAATCAATTTTCCCCTCATGGGGTTATCTATCGCTATCGTAAATAATTTACATAGAAATATTAATAATTTGATTGAATTCGTTGAGATTGCTTTTGAGATTAAAAGCTATCTTAAAAAGCACAAACATAGCAGAAGTTTGGTCAATAGAAGAAAGACAGCTAGCAAAGAACAAGCACAAAATTTTGATGAAGATAAAGAGGTGCCTAGTCATCGAACTAATCGTCTCAAGAATAAGGCTAAGAGCTATAAGCCATTAGGTCAGATATTATTAGATAAAAAACTAATTAATCCTCGACAGCTGGAAAGTGCGCTCTTAAGGCATTGGAATACTAATATGCATTTAGGTCAGGTTTTAGTAGATATGAATATCCTCAGTTTGCCAAGACTCGAAAGAGTCTTTAAAGGTCTTAATATAGGTTTAAGTTCAAACCTTCCTTAA
- a CDS encoding DUF4190 domain-containing protein — protein sequence MIDTGNIKVNEFAQASLVIALASFVQLLGIEKALVAIVFAILALRSKEKNSQRGRKIAFVAIILSSLYIIFVCSFLFTHLPDIKNLISSLQAIS from the coding sequence ATGATTGATACAGGAAATATCAAGGTAAATGAATTCGCTCAAGCCTCTCTTGTTATTGCACTTGCCTCATTTGTACAACTTCTCGGGATTGAGAAGGCGTTAGTTGCCATTGTTTTTGCTATTCTCGCCCTTCGTTCTAAAGAAAAGAATAGTCAAAGAGGAAGAAAAATTGCATTTGTTGCTATTATTTTATCCTCGCTTTATATTATTTTTGTTTGTTCTTTTCTGTTTACTCATTTGCCGGATATAAAGAATTTAATTTCTTCATTACAAGCAATCTCTTGA
- a CDS encoding response regulator, translated as MEKKIENHNKDIEILIVDDEKDFVATMEFWLKSQGYKVRTAFNGKGALDIIKQQKPNIVFLDISMPEMDGVETLRRIREMDDELPVVMITAYGTEENRDAAYRLKANAFFDKSKDFYEADHIIKSILHFFAKAKKEPNK; from the coding sequence ATGGAGAAGAAAATAGAAAACCATAATAAAGATATCGAGATACTTATTGTGGATGACGAAAAGGATTTTGTAGCTACAATGGAATTTTGGCTTAAGAGTCAAGGTTATAAGGTGCGTACAGCTTTTAACGGCAAGGGCGCGCTTGATATTATCAAGCAGCAAAAACCAAACATAGTTTTTCTGGATATAAGTATGCCGGAGATGGACGGGGTTGAAACCTTACGTCGTATCAGAGAGATGGATGATGAGCTGCCAGTGGTTATGATCACTGCTTACGGCACAGAAGAGAACCGAGATGCAGCATATCGGCTAAAGGCAAATGCCTTCTTTGATAAGTCAAAGGATTTTTATGAAGCTGATCATATTATAAAGTCCATTTTGCATTTCTTTGCTAAGGCAAAAAAAGAACCCAATAAATAA